In Acidicapsa acidisoli, the genomic window ATTGTTACGCTGGCGCGCGAAAAGGCGGAAGCGAATGGATGTGAGATTCGGCTGACGCAAGACCCGCAGGCCGGAGCGGAAAACGCAGATGCAGTCTATACCGATGTTTGCGTCAGCATGGGCTTTGAGCACGAGTCGACCAAGCGGGCGCCGATCTTCCGGCCGTTTCAGGTGAATGAAGCTCTTATGTCCCGGGCCGCTGGTCATGCGGTGTTTATGCATTGCCTTCCGGCACGCCGCAATGCGGAAGTCACGGACGCGGTGCTTGATGGGCCGCAGTCGATTGTCTTCGATCAGGCAGAGAATCGAATGCATGCACAAAAGGCGCTGCTGCTGTTACTGCTGGGAGGCCTCTCAAACACTGCCAGCTTTACCCAGAATGCGTAAGCTGTTCTTGACCATGCCAGAAGCGTCGGAAATATAGATCGACCGAATGGAAGGCGAAGGAATCAAAGAATTATCATGTCTAGCGAACAAAATGCTACAAAGATGTGGTCAGGCCGCTTTCGAGAGCCTCTCGACGCGGAATTCGAAGCATGGCAGCGATCGATTGTCTTTGACTGGCAGCTACTGCAAGAAGAAGTAGCTGCCAGTAAGGCTCATGCGTCGGCAATTGCCGCGGCAGGCATATTGAACAGCGACGAGCTCTATCATCTGCGAGCGATCCTCGACGACATTGCGGCAGAATATGCCAGTCCCGAGAACGCAGCGAAGGTGCGTGATCATGCGACAGCCGAGGACATTCATCACTTTGTTGAGATTGCCCTTACTGAGCGGCTCGGCTCCCTGGCGCTGAAGCTACATACGGGGCGTAGCCGCAACGAGCAGATTGCAACGGATCTGCGGCTGTATGTTCGTGGGCAGATAGAAGGGACTGTCGCTGCTCTTGGCGATTGGGCATTGGCGCTGGTCGCAAAAGCGAAAGCTGCGGGCGATGCGGTCATGCCGAGCTACACGCATTTGCAGCGCGCGGAGCCGGTGCTGGTGGCGCATTGGCTACTGGCGTATGCGCAAATGTTGCTGCGTGATATCAGCCGCCTGCACGATTGCGCAGCGCGATTGAATTACTGCCCCCTGGGTTCAGGTGCGGTCGCCGGCGCAACGCTCAAACTTGACCGCTGGATTGCGGCGAAAGAGCTTGATTTTACTGCGCCGACTGCAAACAGCATGGATGCTACGAGCGATCGCGACTTTGTACTGGAATACTTGCAGGCGTTGACGTTTGTTGGACTTCATGCCAGCCGGTTTGCGGAAGAGATCACTCTGTTTGCTACAGCAGAGTTTGGATTTGTGCAGTTGCCAGAGGCTTTTTCGACGGGATCGAGCGCAATGCCGCAGAAGAAGAATCCGGATTTGACCGAGTTGGTGCGGGCCAAGGTCGGCCGCATTCATGGCGCTGCGGCTGCCGTAACGCTACAGTTGAAGGGATTGCCGCTGGCCTACAACAAGGACATGCAGGAGACGCAGGAACCGGCCTTTGCCGTGCGTGGAACGGCGCAGATGCTGGGGTTGCTGGCCCGGTTCACGAGCGCACTTGAGTTCAATGCGGGGCGCATGCAGGAGGCTGCCGAGAATGGCTACCTAAATGCGATGGCGGCGGCCACCTACCTGGTGCACAAGGGAGTTCCCTTCCGTAAGGCACATGAGAAGATCGGGAACGCTGTGCGGTTCGGCCTTGAAAAAGGCTTGGAATTGAATGGGCTTACGCTGGAGGAACTGCGTCAGTTTGGCGAAGAGTTTGAAGTCGATTTCTATGATGCGATCACTTTGGAAGCTACGCTGGATTGCCACGATGTAATCGGCGGAACCGCGCGAAACCAGGTTCGAGAAGCGGTCATTGCCGCAGAGGAGCGCATTCAATCGGTCTTGCATAGCGGTGCGCGGACGGGCAGACAGGAGGCGGTTCATGCTGGTGCGTAAGGCGCGCCTTCAGGACGCTTCGGACGTCTTTGAATTGGTGAACAGTCTCAGCGGCGATGGCACTCTTCTTAAGCGCCAGTTTGCCGAGATATGCGAGAATATCCGCGATTTTACGGTTGCAGAGTCGGATACGGGCGTGTTTCTCGGCTGCGGCGCGCTGCATCTTTATGGACCGCATCTGGCTGAGGTGCGGTCGATTGTCATGAAGCCCGGCGCGAAGGGACGCGGTGCGGGCGGGCGTGTGCTGAAGGCTCTTATCGAAGAGGCCGAAGAACATGGGATTCAGTCTGTGTGCCTTTTCACGCGCATTCCGGATTTCTTTTTCAAGTACGGATTCCGGACCGTCGAGGATAAGGCGGATCTGCCGGATAAGGTCTTCAAGGACTGCCAAACCTGTCCTCGTTTGCATCGATGCGATGAGGTTGCGATGGTACGAGGCAAGATTCCAAAGATATCGATCCTGGGGCCGAAGCAGGAAGCACGGGAACTGGTGCGGCTGGGTTGAAGCAGCTCCTAACTTCCAGCCCGCCTAGCTATCTGCGAAGAAATGCCTGAACGAGTGCGGTCCATTCGTCGCCTAGTTGAATTCGGTAGTAAGTGCGGCCTGCGCGGCGATACCAATAGTCGGCGTTCCATTGCTCCCCTTCTTTTCGGTGGAGATAGGCATGAACTGCCATTCCTTCTGTGGTTTCGAGTTCGTCGACGAGTTGATGCGCACGGGACCAATCCCCTTTCTTATCCCACCAGAGAGCTTCGAGGGGCGCGGATAGGTCTGCCGGGGGTATGTCGTTGTTTATGCTGGCTTGGAAGGCGACGATATTCATTGCGGGT contains:
- the argH gene encoding argininosuccinate lyase, with translation MSSEQNATKMWSGRFREPLDAEFEAWQRSIVFDWQLLQEEVAASKAHASAIAAAGILNSDELYHLRAILDDIAAEYASPENAAKVRDHATAEDIHHFVEIALTERLGSLALKLHTGRSRNEQIATDLRLYVRGQIEGTVAALGDWALALVAKAKAAGDAVMPSYTHLQRAEPVLVAHWLLAYAQMLLRDISRLHDCAARLNYCPLGSGAVAGATLKLDRWIAAKELDFTAPTANSMDATSDRDFVLEYLQALTFVGLHASRFAEEITLFATAEFGFVQLPEAFSTGSSAMPQKKNPDLTELVRAKVGRIHGAAAAVTLQLKGLPLAYNKDMQETQEPAFAVRGTAQMLGLLARFTSALEFNAGRMQEAAENGYLNAMAAATYLVHKGVPFRKAHEKIGNAVRFGLEKGLELNGLTLEELRQFGEEFEVDFYDAITLEATLDCHDVIGGTARNQVREAVIAAEERIQSVLHSGARTGRQEAVHAGA
- a CDS encoding GNAT family N-acetyltransferase, translated to MLVRKARLQDASDVFELVNSLSGDGTLLKRQFAEICENIRDFTVAESDTGVFLGCGALHLYGPHLAEVRSIVMKPGAKGRGAGGRVLKALIEEAEEHGIQSVCLFTRIPDFFFKYGFRTVEDKADLPDKVFKDCQTCPRLHRCDEVAMVRGKIPKISILGPKQEARELVRLG